Proteins encoded together in one Chryseobacterium sp. G0201 window:
- a CDS encoding DUF1800 family protein: protein MMLSSLLNNKHLLWRAGFGAGINQFEDLKNKDIKTLLKDLFKEENFVEVTYEKPDVEIIDYMSDKSPAEKKKEIQRINREQNNELNLNFLNKMINSNEQMREKMAFFWHGHFASRVQNPKFNRQLLNIIRKNALGNFKDLLFEVSQAPAMLNFLNNQQNKKDHPNENFAREVMELFTMGRGNYTEKDIREGARAFTGWGYDKEGNFAERKKLHDEDTKNFLGKTGNFTGTDALNIILEQKATAKFITTKIYKFFVNENVDESIVNKLSDSFYTSNYDIKKLMNDIFLSSWFYDKKNIGNRIKSPIELMVGMMRTLPMHIQNPENLIVYQKLLGQILLYPPNVSGWPNGKSWIDSSTLMLRLQIPQIWSGLRPLEYSPRQDDDIDMGMKSRETALNKSFKNPNITIDWARVEKAFSNKNCEDYLIQNSNTLSMDSVKSFSDNTVKMNVINLMSTPEYQLM from the coding sequence ATGATGCTCTCATCCTTATTAAATAACAAACATCTTCTTTGGCGCGCCGGTTTCGGGGCGGGAATCAACCAGTTTGAAGATCTGAAAAATAAAGACATCAAAACTTTACTTAAAGATTTGTTTAAAGAAGAAAATTTTGTTGAAGTTACCTACGAAAAGCCTGATGTGGAAATCATTGACTACATGAGCGACAAATCTCCCGCCGAAAAGAAAAAGGAAATCCAGAGGATCAACAGAGAGCAAAACAACGAACTGAACCTGAATTTTCTCAACAAAATGATCAACAGCAACGAACAGATGAGAGAAAAAATGGCTTTCTTCTGGCACGGCCATTTCGCGTCGAGAGTTCAAAACCCAAAATTCAACAGACAATTATTAAATATTATCAGGAAAAATGCTTTGGGAAATTTCAAAGACCTTTTGTTTGAAGTAAGCCAGGCTCCGGCAATGCTGAATTTTCTTAATAATCAACAAAATAAAAAAGATCATCCCAACGAAAACTTTGCCCGTGAAGTGATGGAATTATTCACAATGGGACGCGGAAATTATACCGAAAAAGACATACGGGAAGGCGCAAGAGCTTTTACAGGCTGGGGTTATGATAAAGAAGGGAATTTTGCAGAAAGAAAAAAACTTCACGACGAAGACACAAAAAACTTTCTCGGAAAAACAGGAAATTTTACTGGAACAGATGCTTTAAATATCATTTTAGAACAAAAAGCAACGGCAAAATTTATTACTACTAAAATCTATAAATTCTTTGTCAATGAAAATGTAGATGAAAGTATTGTTAATAAGCTAAGCGACAGTTTTTACACCTCCAATTATGACATCAAAAAATTGATGAACGATATATTTTTAAGTTCGTGGTTTTATGACAAAAAAAATATTGGAAACAGAATAAAATCTCCCATAGAATTGATGGTCGGAATGATGAGAACGTTACCAATGCATATTCAAAATCCTGAAAATCTTATCGTGTATCAAAAATTATTGGGTCAAATATTGCTCTACCCTCCCAACGTTTCGGGATGGCCAAACGGAAAATCGTGGATCGACAGTTCTACTTTGATGTTGAGACTTCAGATTCCTCAAATCTGGTCGGGTTTACGGCCTTTAGAATACAGTCCGCGTCAAGATGATGATATTGATATGGGTATGAAATCACGTGAAACAGCTTTAAACAAGAGCTTCAAAAATCCGAATATCACCATCGACTGGGCTCGTGTTGAAAAAGCTTTCAGCAATAAAAACTGTGAAGATTATTTAATTCAAAACTCAAACACGTTGAGTATGGATTCTGTGAAAAGTTTCTCCGACAATACCGTGAAAATGAATGTAATCAATCTGATGTCAACACCGGAATATCAGTTAATGTAG
- a CDS encoding YceI family protein — protein sequence MKKIFLLAVLAGGLAFGQSKKVVASDVHWWGYKVAKSEASSHDGTVKVKSGDMIMKGNQLVGGSFTLDMNSITSTDLTGEYQGKLNGHLKNGDFFEVEKFPTATFKITSVKKNNDKIYSSLVTGNLTVKGKTNEVSFPAKISYSKGVVSLVSNKFSFDRQKFDVAYKSTMQDVFVKDEIDMLVKVTAK from the coding sequence ATGAAAAAAATATTTTTATTAGCAGTTTTAGCTGGTGGTTTAGCTTTCGGGCAGTCTAAAAAAGTAGTAGCATCTGATGTTCACTGGTGGGGTTATAAAGTTGCTAAATCTGAGGCTAGCTCTCATGATGGTACTGTAAAAGTAAAATCTGGAGACATGATCATGAAAGGAAATCAATTGGTAGGTGGTTCTTTCACTTTAGACATGAATTCTATTACTTCAACTGATCTTACAGGAGAATACCAAGGAAAATTGAATGGGCATCTTAAAAACGGAGATTTCTTCGAAGTTGAAAAATTCCCTACAGCTACTTTCAAGATTACTTCTGTAAAGAAAAATAACGATAAAATTTACAGTTCTTTGGTTACAGGAAACCTTACAGTTAAAGGAAAAACTAACGAAGTTTCTTTCCCTGCAAAAATTTCTTACAGTAAAGGAGTAGTAAGTTTAGTGTCAAATAAATTCTCTTTCGACAGACAGAAATTTGATGTTGCTTACAAGTCTACAATGCAGGATGTTTTTGTGAAAGATGAAATAGATATGCTTGTAAAAGTGACTGCTAAATAA
- a CDS encoding helix-turn-helix transcriptional regulator, giving the protein MSSNKNALIRYKTLDKCLKNKYKQYTLDDLIDECSEALFEFEGKESFVSKRTVQLDLQNMRSEKFGYEAPIEVYERKYYRYSDPDYSIHNISVNESDLKAMNNAVQILKQFKDFSMFKEMNGVIQKLEDSIHSTNQKSIIHLDKNEQLKGLEHIDVLYEAILNKKVLNILYKSFNARESSNFVVHPQLLKEFNNRWFLICLHKGKMYNLALDRMESIETDEKIKYIDQDLDGDEYFKDIVGVTVSPTLEPRNVVFFVDSSNAPYVKTKPLHKSQEIVSENEEGTIFKICVQINNELERLLLGFGNCLIVHKPRKLRLRMEEKFKSGSQNYENLIVSD; this is encoded by the coding sequence ATGTCATCCAACAAAAACGCTCTAATCCGCTACAAAACGCTTGATAAATGCCTTAAAAACAAATACAAGCAGTATACTTTAGACGATTTAATCGACGAATGTTCTGAAGCTTTGTTTGAGTTTGAAGGCAAAGAATCTTTCGTAAGCAAACGAACTGTACAACTCGATTTGCAAAATATGCGAAGTGAAAAGTTCGGTTATGAAGCTCCAATCGAGGTTTACGAAAGAAAATATTACCGTTACAGCGATCCCGATTACAGCATTCATAATATTTCGGTGAATGAAAGTGATTTAAAGGCCATGAATAATGCGGTACAGATCTTAAAACAGTTCAAAGATTTTTCAATGTTCAAAGAAATGAATGGGGTTATTCAAAAATTGGAGGATTCTATACATTCAACCAACCAAAAATCAATTATTCATTTAGATAAAAATGAGCAACTGAAAGGGTTGGAGCATATTGATGTTTTATATGAAGCTATTTTAAATAAGAAAGTTTTAAATATTCTATATAAAAGTTTCAATGCAAGAGAATCAAGTAATTTTGTTGTGCATCCTCAATTATTAAAGGAATTTAATAACCGTTGGTTTTTGATCTGTCTTCACAAAGGAAAAATGTATAATCTGGCGTTGGATAGAATGGAAAGTATCGAAACCGACGAAAAAATTAAATATATTGACCAAGATCTGGATGGCGATGAATATTTTAAAGATATCGTTGGAGTAACCGTTTCACCAACGCTGGAGCCAAGAAACGTTGTCTTTTTTGTTGATTCTTCTAATGCGCCGTATGTAAAAACAAAACCGTTGCATAAAAGTCAGGAAATTGTAAGTGAAAATGAGGAGGGAACTATTTTTAAAATCTGTGTGCAGATAAACAACGAATTAGAAAGGCTTTTGCTTGGGTTTGGAAATTGTCTGATCGTACATAAACCCAGAAAATTACGGTTAAGAATGGAAGAAAAATTTAAATCAGGAAGTCAGAATTATGAAAATTTAATTGTTTCTGATTAA
- a CDS encoding ammonium transporter, which translates to MKVGLKWIVSFTTIALIAVGGLFWSPIVDFPNNGEFLGEDKIVGADVAWILAAAGLVLLMTPGLSFFYGGMVGKKNVISTMLQSFIALGVISILWVVVGFSLSFGDSLGFEINGEHYGIIGNPLSYPFFSRVGVLPHKMMASTIPFVLFALFQMKFAVITPALITGSFAERVRFISYLLFMVLFSIFIYTPLCHMVWHPDGLLNKFFGVKDFAGGTVVHMSAGFAALAGAIVLGNRKNPHHEPSNIPFVLLGTGMLWFGWFGFNAGSALAANATAATAFGTTTIASASAMMTWIFFDRINGRSVSALGACIGAVVGLVAITPACGFVSIAESLFIGFISAIVSNLMMNWKALKKIDDTLDVFACHGVGGIMGMILTAIFAHGENASLLHGGFEVFTHHMIALVLVSLFAFFGSLLLYKITDRIITLRVSEEAEEMGLDLSQHEEKFQ; encoded by the coding sequence ATGAAAGTAGGGTTGAAATGGATCGTTTCATTTACCACGATTGCTCTTATTGCAGTAGGAGGTTTATTTTGGAGTCCAATCGTTGATTTTCCAAATAATGGAGAATTTTTAGGGGAAGATAAAATTGTTGGAGCAGATGTAGCCTGGATTTTGGCTGCTGCAGGTCTTGTTTTGCTCATGACTCCCGGATTATCTTTTTTTTATGGCGGAATGGTCGGTAAGAAAAATGTAATTTCCACGATGCTGCAAAGTTTTATTGCATTGGGCGTAATTTCCATTCTTTGGGTGGTCGTTGGCTTTTCTTTATCTTTTGGTGATTCTTTAGGTTTTGAAATTAATGGCGAACATTATGGTATCATCGGAAATCCGTTAAGTTATCCTTTTTTCAGCCGTGTAGGAGTTTTACCTCATAAAATGATGGCTTCTACCATACCTTTTGTACTTTTTGCTCTGTTTCAGATGAAATTTGCGGTCATCACTCCTGCTTTGATAACAGGTTCATTTGCAGAAAGGGTACGTTTTATTTCCTATTTATTATTCATGGTGCTTTTCAGCATTTTCATTTATACGCCGCTTTGTCATATGGTTTGGCATCCAGATGGACTTTTAAATAAATTTTTCGGAGTTAAAGATTTCGCAGGCGGAACAGTTGTTCATATGAGTGCCGGATTTGCCGCACTGGCTGGAGCTATCGTTTTAGGAAACAGAAAAAATCCGCATCATGAGCCTTCAAATATTCCTTTTGTCCTTTTAGGAACCGGAATGCTTTGGTTTGGATGGTTCGGATTCAATGCCGGTTCTGCGTTGGCTGCAAACGCAACGGCTGCAACGGCTTTTGGAACAACAACGATCGCTTCTGCATCAGCAATGATGACGTGGATATTTTTTGACAGAATTAATGGTCGAAGCGTTTCTGCTTTGGGAGCCTGCATTGGTGCGGTGGTTGGATTGGTTGCCATTACTCCCGCATGTGGCTTTGTTTCCATTGCAGAAAGTCTTTTTATAGGTTTTATTTCCGCTATTGTTTCTAATCTGATGATGAATTGGAAAGCATTAAAAAAAATCGACGATACTTTGGATGTTTTTGCCTGTCATGGAGTAGGGGGGATTATGGGAATGATTTTAACGGCAATTTTTGCACATGGTGAGAATGCAAGTCTTCTTCATGGCGGTTTTGAAGTTTTTACGCACCATATGATAGCGCTGGTTCTTGTTTCTCTATTTGCTTTTTTTGGTTCGTTGCTATTATATAAAATTACAGATCGTATTATTACGTTGAGGGTTTCGGAAGAGGCTGAAGAGATGGGACTAGACCTTTCTCAACACGAAGAAAAGTTCCAGTAG
- a CDS encoding YceI family protein, with the protein MKRLLLFAMVCASISFVSAQRKFDKVSKVTSSEIRWWGYKVVKTEASSHSGTVKLKSGKFNFDKTVLVDGEFVIDMRSLMAGDVSDEDMIKLTNDLKSTNFFEVKKFPIAKFHLTKIIPLANSQYNSTVYGDVTIKGVRKTITFPANVYVTQFTVVVESAKFSLNRRDFKVFYQSSLKDYFIKDEMDIQFKVSTEKLDNENRVPVKKK; encoded by the coding sequence ATGAAAAGATTACTATTGTTTGCGATGGTGTGTGCGAGCATATCATTTGTTTCTGCTCAAAGAAAATTTGATAAAGTATCAAAAGTTACTTCATCTGAGATCAGATGGTGGGGGTACAAAGTTGTAAAAACTGAAGCTTCATCGCATTCCGGAACGGTAAAATTAAAAAGTGGTAAATTCAACTTTGATAAAACTGTCTTGGTAGACGGAGAATTTGTGATAGATATGAGAAGTTTGATGGCTGGAGATGTTTCAGACGAAGACATGATCAAGTTGACAAATGATCTTAAAAGCACGAATTTCTTCGAGGTTAAAAAGTTCCCGATCGCGAAATTTCATTTAACTAAAATTATTCCTCTGGCAAACAGTCAGTACAATTCAACGGTTTACGGTGATGTTACGATAAAAGGCGTTAGAAAAACAATTACTTTCCCTGCAAACGTATATGTAACTCAGTTTACGGTAGTTGTTGAGTCTGCAAAATTCTCTTTGAACAGAAGAGATTTCAAAGTGTTCTATCAGTCTTCATTAAAAGATTATTTCATTAAAGACGAAATGGATATTCAGTTCAAAGTTTCTACAGAGAAATTGGATAACGAAAACAGAGTTCCTGTAAAAAAGAAATAA
- a CDS encoding alpha/beta hydrolase has product MKVYIVSGLGADFKVLERLEFPARCEVVFIDWLIPEKNEPLSDYVVRMAEKIDVSEPFYLLGYSFGGIIVQEINKIKPAEKVVILGSIKSDKEKSKFIRTGEVTKIPRILPLGLFNDRAANVYSVVRKLFDPKNPKILQYFKVRDPYYLKWSVEKVSEWKFEENPNVIQVLGDRDIVFPVKNSKPNYIIKGGTHLFPATKYKEVSKVLNEVF; this is encoded by the coding sequence ATGAAAGTTTATATAGTAAGTGGTCTTGGAGCAGATTTTAAAGTACTTGAAAGATTGGAGTTTCCCGCGCGTTGTGAAGTTGTTTTTATAGACTGGTTGATTCCTGAGAAGAATGAACCTCTTTCTGATTATGTAGTAAGAATGGCAGAGAAAATAGATGTTTCAGAGCCGTTTTATCTTTTGGGGTACTCGTTTGGAGGAATCATTGTTCAGGAGATTAATAAAATAAAACCTGCCGAAAAGGTAGTTATTTTAGGCAGCATAAAATCCGATAAAGAGAAATCTAAATTTATAAGAACGGGTGAAGTGACGAAGATTCCACGAATACTCCCTTTGGGTCTTTTTAATGACAGAGCTGCAAATGTATATTCTGTGGTCAGAAAATTATTTGATCCTAAAAATCCTAAGATTCTTCAATATTTTAAGGTTCGCGATCCATATTATTTAAAATGGTCGGTAGAAAAAGTATCAGAATGGAAATTTGAAGAAAATCCTAATGTAATCCAAGTGTTAGGAGATAGAGATATTGTTTTTCCGGTAAAAAATTCAAAACCCAATTATATTATCAAAGGCGGAACTCATTTATTTCCCGCAACAAAATATAAAGAGGTTTCTAAGGTTTTAAATGAGGTATTTTAG
- a CDS encoding DUF1501 domain-containing protein, which translates to MLIKRREFLKISSLATASLMVPNFLKSMTLDNALERNQKILIVLQFTGGNDGLNTIIPTKNDIYFKERSKIAIQNSLQLNDEAGINPSLSYFKELFDNGELSVMNNVGYPNPDKSHFRSMDIWQSASKSDEFLETGWLGRFLDEECYKCDHPTQALEVDDMLSLALKGENNKAFAFKDPKRLYQTSQEKYFKSLYDHHHEDETVSYLYQTLGSTINNAGYIFDKSKAKKTDQTYPNSQLGKDFKTVASLIKSDINTQVYYLSVGSFDTHVNQNERQQKLFSDINEAVKSFVADMKSNGLFNDILLMTFSEFGRRVAQNASNGTDHGTANQMFFIGGGLKKKGLLNALPDLQHLNEGDLIYTEDFRKVYATILKNWLKADSSKVLGWKNGVYDFI; encoded by the coding sequence ATGCTAATTAAAAGAAGAGAATTTCTAAAAATAAGTTCATTAGCAACGGCTTCATTAATGGTTCCTAATTTCCTGAAGTCGATGACGTTGGACAATGCTTTGGAACGCAATCAGAAGATCTTAATCGTCCTTCAGTTCACAGGTGGAAATGATGGTTTAAATACGATCATTCCTACAAAAAATGATATTTATTTCAAAGAAAGAAGCAAAATAGCGATACAAAATTCTTTACAGCTTAATGATGAAGCAGGAATTAATCCATCTCTGTCTTATTTTAAAGAATTATTCGATAATGGAGAGCTTTCTGTTATGAATAACGTTGGGTATCCAAATCCTGATAAATCACACTTCCGAAGTATGGATATCTGGCAGTCAGCAAGCAAAAGTGATGAGTTTTTGGAAACAGGCTGGCTTGGTCGTTTTCTGGATGAAGAATGCTATAAATGCGACCATCCCACGCAAGCTTTGGAAGTTGATGATATGCTAAGTTTAGCCTTAAAAGGAGAAAATAATAAAGCTTTTGCTTTTAAAGATCCTAAAAGATTATATCAAACGAGTCAGGAGAAATATTTTAAGTCATTGTATGATCATCATCATGAAGATGAAACGGTCTCTTATTTATATCAAACATTGGGATCAACGATCAATAATGCAGGCTATATTTTTGATAAAAGTAAAGCAAAAAAGACAGATCAAACGTATCCTAATTCACAGTTAGGAAAAGATTTCAAAACCGTTGCTTCTTTGATAAAATCTGATATTAATACACAGGTTTATTACCTTTCTGTGGGAAGTTTTGATACTCACGTCAACCAAAATGAAAGACAGCAAAAACTTTTTAGTGACATCAATGAAGCTGTAAAATCTTTTGTTGCAGACATGAAAAGCAATGGTTTATTCAATGATATTTTATTGATGACCTTCTCAGAATTTGGTCGTCGTGTTGCCCAAAACGCCAGCAACGGAACCGATCATGGAACAGCCAATCAAATGTTTTTCATCGGCGGAGGATTGAAAAAGAAAGGACTTCTGAACGCACTACCCGATTTACAGCATTTGAATGAAGGTGATTTAATTTATACCGAAGATTTCAGAAAAGTATATGCTACCATTCTTAAAAACTGGTTAAAAGCAGATTCTTCTAAAGTTCTGGGCTGGAAAAATGGGGTTTATGATTTTATTTAA
- a CDS encoding HopJ type III effector protein, translating to MLLEQLKTSPETIQFKEVISYIDENYDFTPTKFTNGNTVNEADQNNGSCKVFSFAKLHDLSKEEVLNIFGEFYREDVLKNPEGTDHQNIRNFIEFGWDGISFEGEALTKK from the coding sequence ATGTTATTAGAACAATTAAAGACTTCGCCTGAAACGATTCAATTTAAAGAGGTAATTTCATACATTGATGAAAACTACGATTTCACGCCAACAAAATTCACCAACGGAAATACAGTCAATGAAGCAGATCAGAATAATGGTTCATGCAAAGTTTTCAGTTTTGCAAAATTGCATGATTTGTCAAAAGAAGAAGTTTTAAACATTTTCGGAGAATTTTACAGAGAAGATGTATTGAAAAATCCGGAAGGAACAGATCATCAAAATATAAGAAACTTCATAGAATTCGGTTGGGACGGAATTTCTTTTGAAGGGGAGGCTTTGACGAAGAAATAG
- a CDS encoding RtcB family protein encodes MEFNGNNLIELGYRSAKWFKEAIIHINENNLDENQITAYLEQFKQPDLIPLHETAKDFIINIKAEHESENDNVEKVINTMKVLMKTPTLINGAIMPDACPTGPEGQIPVGGVVVAKNAIHPGFHSADICCSVMLTDFGKANPKEVLDAAHSITHFGYGGRPRGEQMEMSQELMDAFRENYFLNDEKLISISRSHMGTQGDGNHFLFVGISKNTGNTMLVTHHGSRAPGAALYDKGMKVANRFRLEISPETLKENAWIPYETEEGKSYWEALQLIRTWTKENHTSIHDATLNKLGIEKQDRYWNEHNFVFKDGDLFYHAKGATPLDDKFMPDITGPRLIPLNMSEPVLIVQGKTNERNLGFAPHGAGRNFSRTQHKKTLAHKTIEEVFEEETKGLDIRFFSNEIDISELPTAYKSAKNVRAQIEEYGLCEVLDEVMPYGCIMAGDVQKNAPWKKKKKFRKA; translated from the coding sequence ATGGAATTTAACGGAAACAATTTAATAGAATTAGGATATAGATCAGCGAAATGGTTCAAAGAAGCCATCATTCATATCAACGAAAATAATTTAGATGAAAATCAAATCACAGCATATTTGGAACAATTCAAACAACCGGATTTGATTCCGCTTCATGAAACGGCAAAAGATTTTATCATCAACATCAAAGCAGAACACGAAAGTGAAAATGATAACGTGGAAAAAGTAATCAATACGATGAAAGTTTTGATGAAAACTCCAACTTTAATTAATGGAGCCATCATGCCGGATGCCTGCCCGACAGGTCCGGAAGGTCAGATTCCAGTTGGTGGAGTTGTTGTGGCGAAAAATGCCATTCATCCTGGATTTCATAGCGCAGATATCTGTTGTTCGGTGATGTTGACAGATTTTGGTAAAGCAAATCCTAAAGAAGTTTTGGATGCAGCCCATTCTATCACGCACTTTGGATATGGAGGAAGACCAAGAGGTGAACAAATGGAAATGTCTCAGGAATTAATGGATGCTTTTAGAGAAAATTACTTCTTGAATGATGAAAAATTAATCAGCATCTCCCGTTCACATATGGGAACACAAGGTGATGGAAACCATTTTTTATTTGTCGGAATTTCTAAAAATACAGGAAATACCATGTTGGTGACTCACCACGGATCGAGAGCTCCGGGAGCCGCTTTATATGATAAAGGAATGAAGGTCGCGAACAGATTCAGACTGGAAATTTCTCCTGAAACCTTGAAAGAAAACGCCTGGATTCCTTATGAAACTGAAGAAGGAAAATCATATTGGGAAGCCTTGCAATTGATAAGAACGTGGACAAAAGAAAACCATACTTCTATTCACGATGCAACTTTAAATAAATTAGGAATTGAAAAACAAGACCGATATTGGAACGAACATAATTTTGTTTTCAAGGATGGTGATTTATTTTATCATGCAAAAGGAGCAACGCCTTTGGACGATAAATTTATGCCGGATATTACAGGACCAAGATTGATTCCGTTGAATATGTCAGAACCCGTTTTGATCGTTCAGGGAAAAACTAATGAGAGAAACCTAGGTTTTGCCCCACACGGAGCAGGAAGAAATTTTAGCAGAACCCAACATAAAAAAACATTGGCTCATAAGACGATTGAAGAAGTTTTTGAAGAAGAAACTAAAGGATTAGATATCCGTTTTTTCTCGAATGAAATTGATATTTCGGAACTTCCGACGGCTTATAAAAGCGCCAAAAACGTAAGAGCGCAAATTGAAGAATATGGACTTTGTGAAGTCTTGGATGAAGTGATGCCTTACGGATGTATTATGGCTGGGGATGTTCAGAAGAATGCGCCTTGGAAAAAGAAGAAAAAATTTAGAAAAGCATAG
- a CDS encoding glucokinase, giving the protein MILNPKFPLYLPGVKNSNNDNVSIIGANLREDTTTLGYFVSGNGGLEVKIQNDYPTKEYASFSDILKKFIQDNQLENVKRLGMAVPGPVLNGKSSPARLGWNLDQEEITRDFGFEKVDMLNDLEASAYGMGLLEDSDMDDIYTSGHLENGNVAILAPGNGLGEAGYFFDGKYLRPFATEGGHSEFSPRTNVEVEFYQFLNNIYGIVSWENVLSKTGLFNIYRFLRDVKRHPEPEWLSERLANGNFVEVIYKAAVEDDALICKIALDTFLEFLAREANNLTLKLKATGGLLISGDIPQMISSYMDKDKFYEKFRISDKMEDMLKNIPIYLIKQNQTGLNGAALYTAYYQE; this is encoded by the coding sequence ATGATTTTGAACCCAAAATTTCCACTTTATTTACCAGGCGTAAAGAACAGTAATAATGATAATGTTTCTATCATTGGGGCAAACCTTCGTGAAGATACTACAACCTTGGGTTATTTTGTTTCCGGTAACGGAGGTCTTGAGGTAAAAATCCAAAACGATTACCCAACGAAAGAATATGCTTCTTTTTCAGATATCTTGAAGAAATTTATTCAGGATAACCAGTTGGAAAATGTAAAACGTTTAGGAATGGCTGTCCCGGGACCCGTTCTTAATGGGAAAAGCAGCCCTGCAAGATTAGGCTGGAACTTAGATCAGGAAGAGATCACAAGAGATTTCGGATTCGAGAAAGTGGATATGCTTAATGACTTGGAAGCTTCTGCTTACGGAATGGGGCTTCTTGAAGATTCTGATATGGATGATATCTACACAAGCGGTCATCTTGAAAATGGTAACGTAGCGATCCTTGCTCCAGGAAATGGATTGGGTGAAGCCGGATATTTCTTTGACGGAAAATATTTGAGACCATTTGCAACAGAAGGAGGTCACTCAGAATTTTCTCCGAGAACGAACGTTGAAGTTGAGTTCTATCAATTCTTAAATAATATTTATGGAATTGTAAGTTGGGAAAATGTACTTTCTAAGACAGGGTTATTTAATATTTATAGATTCTTAAGAGACGTAAAAAGACATCCTGAACCGGAATGGTTATCAGAACGTCTTGCCAACGGTAACTTTGTTGAGGTGATCTACAAAGCGGCAGTTGAGGACGATGCGTTGATCTGTAAAATAGCTTTAGATACTTTCCTTGAGTTTTTGGCAAGAGAGGCTAATAACCTTACTTTAAAATTAAAAGCTACAGGAGGATTATTGATCTCAGGAGATATTCCGCAGATGATCAGTAGTTATATGGATAAAGATAAATTCTACGAAAAATTTAGAATAAGCGATAAAATGGAAGACATGCTTAAAAACATTCCGATCTACCTGATCAAACAAAATCAGACAGGATTGAATGGTGCAGCGCTCTATACCGCTTACTATCAAGAATAA